CTTCTTTTTTTGTAAATAATAACTTTTCTATCTCTATTTACACCAGTTCCATCTAAAACTACTTCAGCCTCAACTTTAGCAGCAGAAATAGCATCTCCAGTTTTTAACTCACCATCGTTAATTGCTAACA
This portion of the Arcobacter sp. F2176 genome encodes:
- the rplU gene encoding 50S ribosomal protein L21 is translated as LAINDGELKTGDAISAAKVEAEVVLDGTGVNRDRKVIIYKKRRRKDSKLKRGFRRSFTKVRITKIAA